Within Actinoplanes sp. L3-i22, the genomic segment CGAGTAGGCCAGGCCCCGCTTCTCCCGGATCTCCTGGAAGAGCCGGCTGGACATGCCCCCGCCGAGGACGTTGTTGAGCACGCCCATGCTGAACCGGCGCTCGTCGTAGCGGCTCAGGCCGACCGAGCCGAGCACGATGTGCGCCTGCTCGGTGTCCCGGTGCACGACCACGGTGTGCGCCTTACGGGTCCGGACCCGCTTGTCGCCCGGACGGGGCGTGGCCGGCTCGGCCGGGCCGGTGTCCAGCGGGGTGCCGGCCAGCGCCTTGCGCACCAGCCGGACCACGGCGGCGTGGTCCAGGTTCCCGGCGGCCGCGACCACGATCTCCGGGGCGGTGTACCGCTTGCGGTAGAAGTTGTTGATCTGGTTCCGGGTCATCGGGGTGACCGACTCCGGGGTGCCCGAGATCAACCGGCCCAGCGGGTGGTCGCCGTAGATCGCCTCGGCGAAGACGTCGTGCACCTCGTCGCCCGGCTCGTCCTCGTGCATGGCGATCTCCTCGAGGATCACGCCACGCTCGGTCTCCACGTCCACCGGCGCGAGGATCGAGTCGGCCACCGCGTCCACCAGCACGTCCACCGCGAGCGGCAGATCGGTGTCGAGCACCCGCGCGTAATAGCAGGTGTATTCCTTCGTGGTGAAGGCGTTGGTCTCGCCACCCACCGCCTCGATCTCCGCGGAGATCTGCATCGCGGTGCGCTTCGGGGTGCCCTTGAAGAGCAGGTGCTCCAGGAAGTGCGAGGCGCCCGACATGGCCGGGGCCTCGTCCCGGGAGCCGATCCCGACCCAGATGCCGAGAGCGGCACTCCGGGTGGTCGGGATCGTCTCGGTGATGATGCGCAGACCACTGGGCAGGACGGTCTTCTTGACGCCGTCCTGCAGGGTCCTGGTAGAAACGCGGGCCGGCCTTCCGGCCGGCCCGCGGTTGTTCGCTGTCACTCAGTCGCGGCGTTCGCCAGCCGAGCGCGCCCGGCGACGGCGAGGCTCGCCACCACCATCGCGGTCACCCCGGGGAGCGCGCTCCTCGCGGGGCGCACCCTCCGCCGCGGCCGGGGCGGCCGCGGGGGCCTCCTCGCCCTCGGGGCGGACCTTGTCCAGGTAGATCTTGCCGCGCGCGTCGATGTCCGCGATCTGGACCTCGACCTTGTCGCCGACGTTGAGGAAGTCCTCGACCTTGTCGACCCGCTTGCCGTCGCCCACCTTGGAGATGTGCAGCAGGCCGTCACGGCCCGGGAGCAGCGAGATGAACGCGCCGAACGCGGCCGTCTTCACGACCGTGCCGAGGAACTTGTCGCCCATCTTCGGCAGGGTCGGGTTGGCGATCGCGTTGATCCGCTCGACCGCGGCATCGGCCGACGGGCCGTTGGTCGCGCCGACGTAGATCGTGCCGTCGTCCTCGATCGAGATGTCGGCGCCGGTCTCGTCCTGGATCGCGTTGATGGTCTGGCCCTTCGGCCCGATCACCATGCCGATCTTGTCGACCGGAATCTTCACCGTGGTGACGCGCGGGGCGTACTCGCTCATCGCGGCCGGGGACTCGATCGCGGCGTTCATCACCGCGAGGATCGTCGCCCGGGCCTCGTGCGCCTGCTGCAGCGCGCCGGCCAGCACGTCCGACGGGATGCCGTCGAGCTTGGTGTCCAGCTGCAGGGCGGTGACGAACTCGCTGGTGCCGGCGACCTTGAAGTCCATGTCACCGAACGCGTCCTCGGCGCCCAGGATGTCGGTCAGCGCGATGTACTGCGTCTTGCCGTCGACCTCGTCCGAGATCAGACCCATCGCGATGCCGGCGACCGGCGCCTTCAGCGGCACACCGGCGGCGAGCAGGGCCAGCGTCGAGGCGCAGACCGAGCCCATGCTCGTCGAACCGTTGGAGCCCAGAGCCTCGGACACCTGACGGATCGCGTACGGGAACTCCTCGCGCGACGGCAGCACCGGCACCAGGGCCCGCTCGGCGAGCGCGCCGTGGCCGATCTCGCGCCGCTTCGGCGAACCGACCCGGCCGGTCTCACCGGTCGAGTACGGCGGGAAGTTGTAGTTGTGCATGTAGCGCTTGGTCTTCTCGGGGGCGAGAGTGTCCAGCGCCTGCTCCATGCGCAGCATGTTCAGCGTGGTGACACCCAGGATCTGGGTCTCGCCCCGCTCGAACAGCGCCGAGCCGTGCACCCGGGGGAGCACGCCGATCTGCGCGGTCAGCGGACGGATGTCCCGCGGGCCGCGGCCGTCGATACGGATCTGCTCGCGCAGCACCCGCTGGCGGACCTCGGACTTGGTGACCGAGCGGAACGCCGCGCTGATCTCCTTCTCCCGGCCCTCGAACCGCTCGTCGAGCAGCTCGTGCGCCTTCGCCTTGACCAGGTCGAGGGCTTCCTCGCGCTCCTGCTTCGCGGCGATCTTCAGAGCCTCGGCGGTCTCGGCGCGCACCGCGTCGCTGACCGCGGAGTACACGTCGTCCTGGTAGTCCAGGAAGACCGGGAAGTCGGCGACCGGCTTGGCGGCGATGTCGGCCAGCTCGCTCTGCGCGCGGCAGAGCTCGCGGATGGCCGGCTTCGCGGCCTCGAGGCCGCTGGCGACGATCTCCTCGGTCGGGGCGACGGCACCGGCGGCGATCAGCTTGACCGCCTGCGGGGTGGCCTCGGCCTCGACCATCATGATCGCGACATCGCCCTCGGCGGTGACCCGACCGGCGACGACCATGTCGAAGGTGGCCCGCTCGAGCTCCTCGATGGTCGGGAACGCGACCCACTGGCCGTCGATGTGCGCGACGCGGGTCGAGCCGACCGGGCCGCTGAACGGCAGGCCGGACAGCTTGGTCGACATCGACGCGGCGTTCATCGCGACCACGTCGTACGGGTGGGCCGGGTCGAGCGCGAGGACGGTCTCGACGACCTGGACCTCGTTGCGCAGGCCCTTGGTGAACGACGGGCGCAGCGGCCGGTCGATCAGGCGGCAGGTGAGGATGGCGTCCTCGCTGGGACGACCCTCACGCCGGAAGAACGAGCCGGGGATGCGGCCCGCGGCGTACATCCGCTCCTCGACGTCGACGGTCAGCGGGAAGAAGTCGAAGTGCTCCTTCGGCGACTTGCTGGCCGTGGTCGCGGAGAGCACGGTCGTGTCGCCCAGCTGGACGATCACGGAGCCGGCGGCCTGCATGGCGAGGCGGCCGGTGGAGAAGATGATCTCGCGGGTGCCGAACGATCCGTTGTCGATGACGGCCGTGCGAGATTCGGTGCCGAGAGCGGTCTGCTCTGTCAAGTGAGGTACTCCTCATTCGTCGAGGACCCGGCGGTCTACAGCGCGTTTCAACTTGGCCGGTCTTCGATCGAAGTACCCAGGTAGAGATGCCTGGGAACCACTACCGGAGACCGGAGCTGCCGGTGTGAGCCGCGCGGGTCCGTGGGGTGGTGGTGCGAAGGGGGCAGCCGAAGCCGCCCCCTTGGGAAAACTATCGGCGCAGGCCGAGGCGCTCGATGAGCGTCCGGTAGCGGGCGATGTCCTTCTTCTGAACGTAGTTCAGCAGGCGGCGGCGCTGACCGACCAGCAGCAGCAGACCACGACGGCTGTGGTGGTCGTGCTTGTGCACCTTGAGGTGCTCGGTCAGATCGGCGATCCGCTTGGTGAGCATCGCAACCTGGACCTCGGGCGAACCGGTGTCGCCTTCCTTGGTCGCGTACTCACCCATGATTTTGTTCTTGGTGTCCTGGTCGAGCGCCATATTCTCCGAACTTCTGTGTTGCCGTTTTCAACGGCTCCGCGACCCGCGGCGTCGGGCAGGCCATGTGAGAAAGCGCGGCGGAGCCGGTGTCGCACAATCCATACGACGCCTAAACCCTACCAGGGGGTCACCGGAGCAACACGCGGGTCTCTTCCACGTCGGCCCGGATCTGCGCCACCAACGGCTCGATCGCGTCGTATTTACGCTGCTCACGAAGGTGCGCCACGAAGTCGAGGCTGACCCGCTCGCCGTAGAGGTCGCCCTCGAAGCCCAGGGCGTACGCCTCCACCCGGCGCTCCCGCCCGTCGAACGTCGGATTGGTGCCGATCGACACGCTGGCCGGCCAGCGCCCGGCGTTCTCCCCGGCCCGGGTGAGCCAGGCCGCGTAGACCCCGTCGGCCGGGACCGCGGCATAGCGGTGCGTCATCAGGTTCGCCGTCGGGAAGCCCAGCTCACGGCCGCGCTGGTCACCCCGGATCACCACGCCGGCGAGCCGGTGCGGCCGGCCGAGCGCGGCGGCCGCGGCGCGCACGTCCCCGGCGTCGACACAGCTGCGGATGTACGTCGAGGAGAACACCACCCCGTCCGCGGAGACCAGCGGGGCCTCCTCCACGGTGAAGCCGAACGTGCGCCCGAGCGTCTCCAGCAGCGTCACGTCCCCGGCCGCCTTGTGCCCGAACCGGAAGTTGTCGCCGACCACCACGTCCGCCGCGTGCAGCGCCTCGACCAGCACGTCGTGCACGAACGCGTCCGGGCTCAGCCGGGAGAACTCACTCGTGAACGGGACCACGCAGAGCGCATCCACGCCGAGCCGGTCGATCAGCTCGGCCTTGCGCACCGACTCGGTCAGCACCGCCGGGTGCGAGCCCGGGCGGACCACCTCGGAGGGGTGCGGGTCGAAGGTCATCACGACCGACTGCAGGCCCATGTCCCGGGCGCGCTTCACCGCGTGCCCGATGATCGCCTGGTGGCCGCGGTGCACGCCGTCGAAGACGCCGATGGTCACGACCGAGCGGCCCCAGCCCCCCGGAACCGATTCCAATCCCCGCCACCGCTGCATCGAAAAGCTCCTCCGCCTCGTTGTCAGCCATAGCGTATCGATCGCGTATTCCTTCTGCGACGCGCCCGGATCGGTACGATTGGGACCGATATGAGCGTCGAGTGGACCCGCCTCGTCCTGCTCGCCGCGGAGATCACCTTCGCGGTGCTCTTCCTGCGCGCGCTGTTCGGTTACCTACGCCGCCGGGATCCGCTGCAGGGCGACCTCACCCTGGTCTTCGGACCGTGCACGCTGGTCTTCGCGATCGACCTGGCGTGGCAGACGATCGGGGACCGGCCGGCCTGGACCGGCGCGCTGACCGCGGTGCCGCTGATGGCCCAGCCCTACCTGACGCTGCGCCTGGCCGCCCGGCTGCGGCACGTGCCACGCGCGCTGATGGCCGCCACCCTGCTGGGCTATCTCACCCTGGCGGTCCCGCTCGCGGTGCTGCCCCGCCCGCTGCCGCCCGGCCTGATCGGCGCCGAGGTGGTCTACTTCCTGACCACCGAGGTGATCGCGGCCGCGCTGCTGTTCGGCAAGGCGCGGACCCGGACCGGCACGAACCGGGCCCGGCTGATGACCGCCGCCGCGGCCACCCTCACGTTCGGCGTGATGATCATGCTGATCGGCGCGGCCACCACCGGGAACCCGGAGGTGCGCGCGGCCAGCCGGGTACTGGCCCTGGCCAGCGGGCTCGGCTATCTGATCGCGTTCGTGCCGCCGCGCTGGCTGCGCCGGCTCGCCTCGGCGTCCGCCGCGCAGTCGATCACCGAGCGGCTGCTGGGCACGCCGGCCGACTCGCCGGAGCAGGTGTGGCAGACGTACGCCGAGATCATGCGGGTGCAGACCGCCGCGGACGCGGTCGCGGTGCTGCTCCCCCGCACCGACGGGGCGCTCGAACAGATCGGGTACGCCGGCCCGTCGCTCGACCTGCCGGCCGAACCGGTGCACGCCGACCCGGCCGCGCTGATCCGGCCCGGCCGCCCGGTCCGGCTCCGGGAGGGCGATCCGGCGCTGCTCCGG encodes:
- a CDS encoding polyribonucleotide nucleotidyltransferase — its product is MTEQTALGTESRTAVIDNGSFGTREIIFSTGRLAMQAAGSVIVQLGDTTVLSATTASKSPKEHFDFFPLTVDVEERMYAAGRIPGSFFRREGRPSEDAILTCRLIDRPLRPSFTKGLRNEVQVVETVLALDPAHPYDVVAMNAASMSTKLSGLPFSGPVGSTRVAHIDGQWVAFPTIEELERATFDMVVAGRVTAEGDVAIMMVEAEATPQAVKLIAAGAVAPTEEIVASGLEAAKPAIRELCRAQSELADIAAKPVADFPVFLDYQDDVYSAVSDAVRAETAEALKIAAKQEREEALDLVKAKAHELLDERFEGREKEISAAFRSVTKSEVRQRVLREQIRIDGRGPRDIRPLTAQIGVLPRVHGSALFERGETQILGVTTLNMLRMEQALDTLAPEKTKRYMHNYNFPPYSTGETGRVGSPKRREIGHGALAERALVPVLPSREEFPYAIRQVSEALGSNGSTSMGSVCASTLALLAAGVPLKAPVAGIAMGLISDEVDGKTQYIALTDILGAEDAFGDMDFKVAGTSEFVTALQLDTKLDGIPSDVLAGALQQAHEARATILAVMNAAIESPAAMSEYAPRVTTVKIPVDKIGMVIGPKGQTINAIQDETGADISIEDDGTIYVGATNGPSADAAVERINAIANPTLPKMGDKFLGTVVKTAAFGAFISLLPGRDGLLHISKVGDGKRVDKVEDFLNVGDKVEVQIADIDARGKIYLDKVRPEGEEAPAAAPAAAEGAPREERAPRGDRDGGGEPRRRRARSAGERRD
- a CDS encoding bifunctional riboflavin kinase/FAD synthetase, producing MQRWRGLESVPGGWGRSVVTIGVFDGVHRGHQAIIGHAVKRARDMGLQSVVMTFDPHPSEVVRPGSHPAVLTESVRKAELIDRLGVDALCVVPFTSEFSRLSPDAFVHDVLVEALHAADVVVGDNFRFGHKAAGDVTLLETLGRTFGFTVEEAPLVSADGVVFSSTYIRSCVDAGDVRAAAAALGRPHRLAGVVIRGDQRGRELGFPTANLMTHRYAAVPADGVYAAWLTRAGENAGRWPASVSIGTNPTFDGRERRVEAYALGFEGDLYGERVSLDFVAHLREQRKYDAIEPLVAQIRADVEETRVLLR
- a CDS encoding pitrilysin family protein, producing MTANNRGPAGRPARVSTRTLQDGVKKTVLPSGLRIITETIPTTRSAALGIWVGIGSRDEAPAMSGASHFLEHLLFKGTPKRTAMQISAEIEAVGGETNAFTTKEYTCYYARVLDTDLPLAVDVLVDAVADSILAPVDVETERGVILEEIAMHEDEPGDEVHDVFAEAIYGDHPLGRLISGTPESVTPMTRNQINNFYRKRYTAPEIVVAAAGNLDHAAVVRLVRKALAGTPLDTGPAEPATPRPGDKRVRTRKAHTVVVHRDTEQAHIVLGSVGLSRYDERRFSMGVLNNVLGGGMSSRLFQEIREKRGLAYSVYSYGSQYADTGVFGVYAGCAPGKAAEVLDLIRTELARVAESGITPEELVRGRGMVKGSYVLGLEDTSSRMSRLAKSELLHGDLMGVDELLARVDAVTLVDVAKVAGELLAREHSLAVVGPFDEGAFPPG
- the rpsO gene encoding 30S ribosomal protein S15, with the protein product MALDQDTKNKIMGEYATKEGDTGSPEVQVAMLTKRIADLTEHLKVHKHDHHSRRGLLLLVGQRRRLLNYVQKKDIARYRTLIERLGLRR